The Spirochaetales bacterium genome window below encodes:
- a CDS encoding motility associated factor glycosyltransferase family protein codes for MPDNPVLERNLLALSSYDPALSALVGAAEPSPEITFLQSKTNLPVPAQLINGIPIPLHSKFDPVREGEKYLSVYREAGYLVFLGFGGGYHITPFLSRSEVSNILIIDRDIRVFRSIIEHIDIRSIIIDPRVTFLIDMDAGQITDFILKHYFPVFAGNLKTISLGSRLNTEKTYFQEIVTGIKNIINPIADDYTVQARFGRKWFINTLFNLAVAEKSTISLKPAEKIIITGAGPSLETQVTRIKRMRREMFLLATDTSLPTLLSSGISPDCVISIDCQQISYLHFFAGLPPDIPLVLDLASPPILTRLGKNLFFFSSGHPFSQYLSQTWRSFPRIDTSGGNVSHAAFSLACELGARQVYLAGIDFSYPDGKSYSRDTYLYPYFHSFENRFFPCESLFFSFIAGDKTLSKEKTGRTFRYTTHQLLNYKEKMESAINDASPQVVQLDGKGLSLSIDHDKAKPEKPFLMKTLLAQGPVSTDWRSFLRDYSEKLKNLPPPFHPISKYLYHLSRSERQIWITQLPAATYLREYADLKESDNTELLNKTREWTLRVIRRILQ; via the coding sequence ATGCCCGATAATCCCGTTCTCGAACGAAACCTTCTCGCCCTCTCCTCATACGATCCCGCTCTCTCGGCCCTTGTCGGCGCCGCGGAACCATCTCCGGAGATCACTTTTCTGCAGTCAAAGACGAACCTTCCCGTTCCGGCCCAACTGATCAACGGGATACCCATTCCCCTTCATTCGAAATTCGATCCGGTTCGGGAGGGAGAAAAGTACCTTTCGGTGTACCGGGAAGCGGGATATCTCGTGTTTCTCGGATTCGGCGGCGGCTACCATATAACCCCGTTTCTTTCGAGGTCGGAGGTCTCGAATATTCTCATCATCGACAGGGACATCCGCGTTTTCCGTTCCATCATCGAACATATCGATATACGGTCGATTATCATCGATCCGAGAGTGACTTTTCTCATTGACATGGACGCCGGACAAATCACCGATTTCATCCTGAAGCACTATTTCCCCGTGTTCGCCGGAAACCTCAAGACGATTTCACTCGGTTCGAGACTCAATACGGAAAAAACATATTTTCAGGAGATCGTGACCGGTATCAAGAATATCATCAATCCGATCGCGGACGACTATACGGTACAGGCCCGTTTCGGCAGAAAATGGTTCATCAACACCCTTTTCAATCTGGCGGTCGCGGAAAAATCGACCATATCGCTCAAACCGGCGGAAAAAATTATCATCACCGGCGCGGGTCCGTCGCTTGAAACCCAGGTTACACGCATCAAAAGGATGCGCAGGGAAATGTTTCTCCTCGCGACCGACACATCACTCCCGACACTCCTTTCCTCCGGCATTTCACCTGATTGCGTAATTTCGATAGACTGTCAGCAGATAAGTTACCTTCATTTTTTTGCCGGACTACCGCCCGATATTCCGCTTGTCCTCGATCTGGCATCCCCCCCGATTCTCACCCGTCTCGGGAAAAACCTTTTCTTTTTTTCAAGCGGCCATCCCTTTTCACAATATCTTTCACAGACATGGAGAAGTTTTCCGAGAATCGATACTTCCGGCGGGAATGTTTCCCACGCGGCATTCTCACTCGCATGCGAACTCGGTGCACGCCAGGTGTATCTTGCCGGTATCGATTTCTCCTATCCGGACGGAAAATCATATTCGCGCGACACCTACCTCTACCCGTATTTTCACAGCTTCGAAAACAGATTCTTCCCCTGTGAAAGCCTTTTTTTTTCATTTATCGCGGGCGACAAAACACTCTCAAAGGAAAAAACCGGCAGGACATTCAGGTACACGACACATCAACTGCTCAATTACAAGGAGAAAATGGAATCCGCCATCAATGATGCGTCCCCGCAGGTGGTCCAGCTCGACGGCAAGGGACTTTCCCTTTCGATCGACCATGATAAAGCGAAGCCGGAAAAGCCGTTTTTAATGAAAACACTGCTTGCCCAGGGTCCCGTCAGTACGGACTGGCGGTCGTTTCTCCGCGACTATAGCGAAAAATTGAAAAACCTTCCGCCGCCCTTTCATCCAATAAGCAAATACCTCTATCACCTCTCACGAAGCGAACGTCAAATCTGGATTACACAGTTGCCGGCCGCCACCTATCTTCGGGAATATGCCGATCTTAAAGAAAGCGATAACACGGAACTGCTTAATAAAACAAGAGAATGGACATTGCGTGTGATCCGCCGTATCCTTCAATGA